In one Xiphophorus couchianus chromosome 17, X_couchianus-1.0, whole genome shotgun sequence genomic region, the following are encoded:
- the LOC114161035 gene encoding plexin-C1-like — translation MILLLCLLYLICGEPVWSLKEEKFTVKEDIQQVAVANNSLYVATVKTLYRWVNLNVDPSQSPETAQLPANFSIYVFLFDKNNRLISCGVNEKRNCYCEIRDQKNIKKTVYSKSIQVGPQRSSSGSVSFLVDVKEDSGQTETYILTAIKNPRDKTKCSTDLKTINLQNTDQNQPGEIFSWSGQSGDKPGIQTEADVEFVDGFQINSTVYLFSNVASGGKTNKVRLIWLQAKTNKTQTLESLHGATLSSSGGSRLLASSVVPGGQQVLWSGVFSVDGGESNTELLLFDVSPDLSREANTDPDFYTLVDKPKNPSEPKSLEPKAVLFKKKYMNSVLAVKQDSWTVFFIGTSNGQLIKLPVDKNNRPACPKEHYRASGNEKIFSKILLDPVDHKYIYLQFKKQIERVTVLNCGEYTSAEECRTDPFCVWCVSEESCTFSKDECKDDWMSIPDEYQQEVISYRADKDSTGQVKVVIKVHLTVAQKIRSELTCEFVTNLRWHCLPQPQYPQCTCILSDEFNAEELDVTVNIAFNKTTLTKHLKLFDCSDISLSCQQCIRAGCGWRESRCTWDSEGVRNDSVCRKSTSQGNLVRPGNISVFPSRVSYYGRNNATLRGHNLTDVIAVKVHAEMDCSPQESPVWNNTGESLTFHIPSRTNEAEAKVCAVLSDGSCHGEADITYQSAPSCTERLPVFTWRSGKRKVTIFGSYLDFVEMVVHYAGSDNYYKETVPENKTFENLTYETLDGRTASWSYRLYLKVANETLSCSAINYHPEPQFPTFVSRRTGNDVQVMIQCLDGGLEMTTEELSVWGLKDGKQYPCIMKGKNKTHTGANYFICQIQNTTHVKFSQLMIKYGLMTVQVGNPPLFDQYLLMLRLLLVPCGTAVLVIICQCLAMKNKP, via the exons ATGATTCTGCTGCTCTGTCTGCTTTACTTGATCTGTGGAGAACCTGTTTGGAGTCTGAAGGAAGAAAAGTTCACAGTTAAAGAGGACATTCAACAGGTGGCCGTGGCTAACAACAGTCTTTATGTCGCTACAGTAAAGACACTTTATCGGTGGGTCAACCTGAATGTGGATCCCAGCCAGAGCCCTGAGACGGCTCAGCTTCCCGCAAATTTTAGCATTTACGTGTTCTTATTTGATAAGAACAACAGATTGATCAGCTGTGGTGTGAATGAAAAACGAAACTGTTACTGTGAGATTCGGGACCAGAAGAACAtcaaaaaaactgtttacagTAAATCCATCCAGGTGGGACCTCAGAGGAGCAGCAGTGGGTCTGTCAGCTTTCTGGTGGATGTGAAGGAGGATTCAGGTCAGACTGAGACTTACATTCTGACAGCAATAAAGAACCCGAGAGACAAGACAAAGTGTAGCACTGATTTAAAGACAATCAACCTTCAAAACACTGATCAAAACCAGCCTGGGGAAATATTTTCCTGGTCTGGTCAATCAGGTGATAAACCTGGGATCCAAACTGAAGCTGATGTAGAGTTTGTGGACGGATTCCAGATCAACTCAACAGTGTATCTGTTCTCCAACGTGGCATCAGGAGGTAAAACCAACAAAGTCCGTCTGATCTGGCTTCAGgctaaaaccaacaaaactcAGACTCTGGAGTCTCTTCATGGAGCGACTCTCAGTTCCTCTGGAGGCAGCAGACTGCTGGCCTCCTCGGTCGTCCCAGGTGGACAGCAGGTCCTGTGGAGTGGAGTGTTCAGTGTGGACGGAGGAGAAAGCaacactgagctgctgctgtttgacgTCAGTCCTGATCTCAGCAGGGAGgcaaacacagatcctgacttTTATACATTGGTGGACAAGCCAAAAAACCCG TCAGAACCAAAGTCCCTAGAACCGAAGGCTGTTCTGTTCAAGAAGAAATACATGAACTCTGTGTTGGCGGTGAAGCAGGACAGCTGGACGGTTTTCTTCATTGGAACAAGCAACGGGCAGCTCATTAAG CTTCCTGTGGACAAGAACAATCGCCCAGCATGTCCAAAGGAGCACTACAGGGCCAGTGGTAATGAgaaaattttttcaaaaatcctTCTGGACCCAGTGGATCATAAATACATATAtctgcagtttaaaaaacag ATTGAGCGCGTAACAGTGTTGAACTGCGGAGAATACACGAGTGCGGAGGAGTGTCGTACGGATCCATTCTGTGTCTGGTGTGTCTCTGAGGAAAG CTGCACATTTAGTAAAGATGAGTGCAAAGACGACTGGATGTCCATCCCTGATGAATACCAACAGGAAGTGATTTCCTACAGAGCTGACAAGGACTCCACTGGACAG GTCAAAGTAGTCATCAAAGTTCACCTGACTGTGGCACAGAAGATTCGGTCTGAACTTACCTGTGAGTTCGTCACAAACCTTCGCTGGCATTGTCTGCCACAACCTCAGTACCCACAATGCACCTGCATTCTCTCTGACGAGTTTAATGCTGAAG aACTTGATGTCACTGTAAATATTGCATTCAACAAAACAACACTGACGAAGCATCTAAAGCTATTCGACTGTTCTGACATTTCACTCTC gtgtCAGCAGTGCATCAGAGCCGGATGTGGCTGGAGGGAGAGCCGCTGTACCTGGGACAGTGAAGGAGTGCGGAAT GACAGTGTTTGCCGAAAGTCCACCTCTCAGGGAAACCTTGTG CGGCCGGGGAACATCTCCGTCTTTCCCAGTCGTGTGTCTTACTACGGCAGAAATAACGCTACTTTGAGAGGTCACAACCTCACAGATGTGATTGCCGTCAAGGTCCACGCAGAAATGGACTGTTCCCCACAGGA ATCTCCAGTTTGGAACAACACTGGTGAGAGTCTGACGTTCCACATTCCCAGTAGAACCAATGAAGCTGAAGCCAAAGTGTGTGCTGTCCTGTCTGATGGGAGTTGCCACGGCGAAGCTGATATAACCTACCAGTCAGCGCCATCTTGTACTGAACGGTTACCTGTCTTTACCTGGAGAAG TGGGAAGAGGAAGGTCACAATTTTTGGATCTTATTTGGACTTTGTGGAAATGGTCGTGCACTATGCTGGCTCAGACAACTATTACAAAGAAACAGTTCCTGAGAACAAAACCTTTGAG AATCTCACCTATGAAACACTTGACGGAAGAACTGCCTCATGGTCCTACAGACTGTATTTGAAAGTAGCCAATGAAACATTGTCTTGCTCTGCAATAAACTACCATCCAGAGCCACAGTTTCCCACATTTGTATCAAGGAGGACAGGAAACGATGTCCAAGTTATGATCCAg TGTCTAGACGGGGGCCTGGAGATGACAACAGAAGAGTTATCAGTGTGGGGCTTAAAGGATGGCAAGCAATACCCCTGCATCATGAAGGGCAAAAATAAAACGCATACTGGGGCAAACTATTTCATCTGCCAAATTCAAAACACAACTCATGTCAAATTTTCTCAGTTAATG ATTAAATATGGACTAATGACAGTTCAGGTGGGGAATCCACCTCTGTTTGATCAGTACCTTCTGATGCTGCGCCTTCTGCTGGTTCCCTGTGGTACTGCAG TGCTGGTGATTATCTGTCAGTGCCTTGCTATGAAGAACAAGCCCTGA